From a region of the Actinopolymorpha singaporensis genome:
- a CDS encoding glycoside hydrolase family 127 protein, which yields MSTTANRPVDAAAGGPVEPTPNGRAVHRPLRLRDVRIDGGPLGRWQETNRAVSIPLGIKQLEEAGNLHNLRLAAGEVSGEFRGPRFMDSDLYKQLEAVAWEAGREDAGELHDFLRRAAELLTRAQREDGYLNSYYQVVKPERQYAELEHSHEMYCAGHLVQAAVAAARVGGEPELLAVARRFADHLVEVFLHGGNPGIDGHPEIETALVELYRLTGEQSYLDLSLHLVDERGKGHIAGSGMGQRYFQDHLPVREADTEVGHAVRALYLEAGIVDLYLETGDESLLASSVRRWEDMVATKTQLTGGVGSRHSHEAFGDRYELPPDRSYNETCAAIASVHWNWRLLLATGEGRYADLLERTLYNAFAASTSTDGTRFFYVNPLQRRYDHTEGDDPGRRHEWFSCACCPPNIMRLVSSLSHYVATTNDDGLSVHQYVPGTIRADLPVGEVALSVRTEYPWEGEVAFTVDAAPEGEWSLALRVPAWSPSVGISVNCEPADATPDERGYVVVRRAWTPGDTVTITLDLTPRLVFPHQRIDAVRGCVAVERGPLVYCFEQADQSGGVDVEDLTLASDAGIRVVPQADLAGIGRTVLLAMDATAQSQPRNGFPYSSQPTAEAVTSRAVTATAVPYFQWDNRDGGAMRVWLPVTQPATQHVTSGEAS from the coding sequence ATGAGCACCACGGCGAACCGACCAGTCGACGCAGCGGCGGGCGGCCCGGTCGAGCCGACGCCGAACGGCCGGGCAGTGCACCGCCCGCTGCGGCTGCGTGACGTCCGCATCGACGGCGGCCCGCTCGGCCGGTGGCAGGAGACCAACCGCGCGGTCAGCATTCCGCTGGGCATCAAGCAGCTGGAGGAGGCCGGCAACCTGCACAACCTCCGGCTGGCCGCCGGTGAGGTGTCCGGAGAGTTCCGCGGCCCGAGGTTCATGGACTCCGACCTCTACAAGCAGCTGGAGGCGGTCGCCTGGGAGGCCGGCCGGGAGGACGCCGGCGAGCTGCACGACTTCCTCCGCCGGGCCGCGGAACTGCTCACCAGGGCCCAGCGCGAGGACGGTTACCTCAACTCCTACTACCAGGTGGTCAAGCCCGAGCGTCAGTACGCCGAACTCGAGCACAGTCACGAGATGTACTGCGCGGGCCACCTCGTCCAGGCCGCGGTGGCCGCTGCCCGGGTGGGTGGCGAGCCCGAGCTTCTCGCGGTGGCACGTCGCTTCGCCGACCATCTCGTCGAGGTGTTCCTGCACGGCGGCAACCCCGGCATCGACGGCCACCCGGAGATCGAGACAGCGCTGGTGGAGCTGTACCGCCTCACCGGCGAGCAGTCCTATCTGGACCTCTCGCTGCACCTCGTGGACGAGCGCGGCAAGGGCCACATCGCCGGCAGCGGCATGGGCCAGCGCTACTTCCAGGACCACCTTCCGGTCCGCGAGGCCGACACCGAGGTGGGCCACGCCGTCCGCGCGCTCTACCTCGAAGCCGGCATCGTGGATCTGTACCTCGAGACCGGCGACGAGTCGCTGCTCGCCTCCTCCGTACGCCGGTGGGAGGACATGGTGGCGACCAAGACCCAGCTCACCGGCGGGGTCGGCTCGCGGCACTCCCACGAGGCGTTCGGGGACCGCTACGAGTTGCCACCGGACCGGTCGTACAACGAGACCTGTGCCGCGATCGCGAGCGTGCACTGGAACTGGCGGCTGCTGCTGGCGACGGGGGAGGGCCGGTACGCCGACCTCCTCGAACGCACGCTGTACAACGCGTTCGCGGCGTCGACGTCGACGGACGGCACGAGATTCTTCTACGTGAACCCCCTGCAGCGCAGGTACGACCACACCGAGGGCGACGACCCGGGGCGCCGGCACGAGTGGTTCAGCTGTGCCTGCTGCCCGCCGAACATCATGCGGCTGGTGTCCTCGCTCAGCCACTACGTCGCCACGACGAACGACGACGGGCTGAGCGTCCACCAGTACGTCCCGGGCACGATCCGGGCGGACCTGCCCGTGGGCGAGGTGGCTCTGTCGGTGCGGACCGAGTACCCCTGGGAGGGAGAGGTCGCGTTCACCGTCGACGCCGCGCCCGAGGGTGAGTGGTCGCTCGCGCTGCGGGTGCCGGCGTGGAGCCCGTCCGTGGGGATCAGTGTGAACTGCGAGCCTGCCGACGCGACCCCGGACGAGCGCGGCTACGTCGTCGTACGCCGGGCCTGGACGCCGGGTGACACGGTGACGATCACGCTGGACCTCACGCCCCGCCTGGTCTTTCCGCACCAGCGGATCGACGCGGTACGCGGGTGCGTCGCGGTCGAGCGCGGCCCGCTCGTCTACTGCTTCGAACAGGCCGACCAGTCCGGGGGCGTCGACGTGGAGGACCTCACGCTCGCATCCGACGCGGGCATCCGGGTCGTACCGCAGGCCGACCTTGCCGGCATCGGCCGCACGGTCCTCCTCGCCATGGACGCGACCGCGCAGTCCCAGCCCAGGAACGGCTTTCCGTACTCGTCACAGCCGACTGCCGAGGCGGTGACCAGCCGCGCGGTGACCGCGACCGCGGTGCCCTACTTCCAGTGGGACAACCGCGACGGCGGCGCGATGCGGGTCTGGCTGCCGGTCACCCAGCCCGCCACCCAGCACGTCACCTCAGGAGAAGCATCATGA
- a CDS encoding LacI family DNA-binding transcriptional regulator gives MPHPSSPEVRAVTIRDVASLAGVSVGTASKALNGRGKLRQETRDRVVEAARQLGFRPNALARGLLSGRTFTVGLVTSDSFGRFSIPVMLGAEDALGAGQISVFMCDTRDDPIRERHHVQTLLARRVDGLLVTGRRTEPRPSIGADLPVPVVYAMTQSTDPGDLSVIPDDEGGGALAVGHLLATGRSRIAHIAGPSRFLAARQRAAGVHRALADAGLPLVGGEPLYGEWTEEWGRQGADILLRVEPDVDAIFCGNDQIARGVAETLRERGRRVPDDIALIGFDNWEAMALGSRPPLTTVDMSLGEVGRIAAEHLLAAIGGRPVTGGVQTIPCRLVVRESTGPRRDA, from the coding sequence TTGCCGCACCCGTCCTCCCCGGAGGTCCGTGCCGTCACCATCCGCGACGTGGCGAGCCTGGCCGGCGTCTCGGTCGGCACCGCGTCAAAGGCACTGAACGGCCGCGGGAAGCTGCGGCAGGAGACCCGGGACCGCGTGGTCGAGGCGGCCAGGCAGCTGGGGTTCCGGCCCAACGCCCTGGCCCGCGGGCTGCTCAGCGGACGCACGTTCACCGTGGGCCTGGTCACCTCCGACAGCTTCGGCAGGTTCAGCATCCCGGTGATGCTCGGCGCGGAGGACGCGCTCGGCGCGGGTCAGATCTCGGTGTTCATGTGCGACACCCGTGACGACCCGATCCGCGAACGCCACCATGTCCAGACGCTGCTCGCCCGGCGGGTGGACGGGCTCCTGGTCACCGGGCGGCGCACCGAGCCGCGGCCGTCCATCGGCGCCGACCTGCCGGTGCCCGTGGTGTACGCGATGACCCAGTCCACCGACCCGGGCGACCTGTCGGTGATCCCGGACGACGAGGGCGGCGGCGCACTGGCCGTCGGCCACCTGCTCGCCACCGGCCGGAGCCGGATCGCGCACATCGCCGGGCCGAGCCGGTTTCTCGCCGCCCGCCAGCGGGCCGCCGGTGTGCACCGCGCGCTCGCCGACGCGGGTCTGCCGCTCGTCGGAGGCGAACCGCTGTACGGCGAGTGGACCGAGGAGTGGGGACGCCAGGGCGCCGACATCCTGCTGCGGGTAGAACCCGACGTGGACGCGATCTTCTGCGGCAACGACCAGATCGCCCGGGGCGTGGCCGAGACGCTGCGCGAGCGGGGCAGGCGGGTCCCGGACGACATCGCGCTGATCGGGTTCGACAACTGGGAGGCGATGGCCCTGGGATCCAGGCCGCCGCTGACGACGGTGGACATGAGCCTCGGCGAGGTCGGCCGGATCGCCGCCGAACACCTGCTCGCCGCGATCGGCGGCAGGCCGGTGACCGGCGGGGTGCAGACCATTCCCTGCCGGCTCGTCGTCCGGGAGTCGACCGGTCCTCGCCGCGACGCCTAG
- a CDS encoding orotate phosphoribosyltransferase: MTTAQLAHRIADRCRLTGRFVLRSGRETTEYFDKYQFEADPALLDQVGAALAPLVPAGTEVLAGLEMGGIAVVAALGRHTGLPCAFVRKKAKEYGTARLAEGADVEGRRVLVVEDVVTSGGQVVLSTRDLRALGANVEHALCVIDREEGGEEALADVDLALHALFRRRDLEARPGQELT; encoded by the coding sequence GTGACCACCGCGCAGCTTGCCCACCGGATCGCTGACAGGTGCCGGTTGACGGGACGGTTCGTCCTGCGCTCCGGCCGGGAGACCACGGAGTACTTCGACAAGTACCAGTTCGAGGCCGACCCGGCCCTGCTGGACCAGGTGGGTGCCGCGCTGGCGCCCCTCGTACCCGCGGGCACCGAGGTCCTCGCGGGGCTGGAGATGGGCGGCATCGCCGTCGTCGCCGCGCTCGGCCGGCACACCGGGCTTCCGTGCGCGTTCGTTCGTAAGAAGGCCAAGGAGTACGGCACGGCCCGGCTGGCCGAGGGCGCGGACGTCGAGGGGCGCAGGGTGCTCGTCGTCGAGGACGTGGTGACCAGCGGCGGGCAGGTCGTGCTGTCCACGCGCGACCTCCGGGCGCTCGGCGCGAACGTCGAGCACGCCCTGTGCGTGATCGACCGGGAGGAGGGCGGCGAGGAGGCGCTTGCCGACGTCGACCTCGCCTTGCACGCGTTGTTCCGCCGCCGGGATCTCGAGGCCCGGCCGGGTCAGGAGCTGACCTAG
- a CDS encoding zinc-dependent alcohol dehydrogenase produces the protein MNSTTVKGTSPETNPSVVVRGPDDFGVEERPLAPPGPGEVLVRVGAAGICGSDVELFAGTRPAAYVSYPVVPGHEWAGTVAALGEGVDWLDVDDPVVAQGFRNCGRCPRCREGATNLCEAGYAETGFTHPGAFSSYVAVPARLVHRLNAGADLEAAALLEPSACVLEGVLAAAPAVGARVAVVGTGTLSLVACQVLRAYSPSELVLIGDSPSGRELGTAWGATQCVSNAEAVEPGWTCDADVVIEAGSRQTSAKAALNAARRGATVVLEGIPGGPADGDLTDIVLKHLRVQGVFGASASAWGHVVGMFNAGLLDLRPLISHRYAVADVGSALSTLRERPADLRKVLLRP, from the coding sequence ATGAACTCCACGACAGTCAAGGGAACGTCTCCGGAGACCAACCCGTCGGTGGTCGTGCGCGGGCCGGACGACTTCGGTGTCGAGGAGCGGCCGCTGGCGCCGCCCGGCCCGGGCGAGGTCCTCGTCCGGGTCGGCGCGGCCGGCATCTGTGGCAGCGACGTCGAGCTGTTCGCCGGCACGCGACCGGCGGCGTACGTCAGCTATCCCGTGGTGCCCGGGCACGAGTGGGCCGGCACCGTCGCCGCCCTGGGCGAGGGCGTGGACTGGCTGGACGTCGACGACCCGGTGGTGGCGCAGGGCTTCCGCAACTGCGGGCGCTGCCCGCGCTGCCGGGAGGGTGCCACCAACCTGTGCGAGGCGGGGTACGCCGAGACCGGCTTCACCCACCCGGGCGCGTTCAGTTCCTATGTCGCCGTACCGGCCCGGCTTGTGCACCGGCTGAACGCCGGCGCCGACCTGGAGGCCGCGGCGCTGCTGGAGCCGTCCGCGTGCGTTCTCGAGGGGGTGCTCGCGGCGGCGCCCGCCGTCGGGGCACGCGTCGCGGTCGTCGGCACCGGAACGCTCAGCCTGGTCGCCTGCCAGGTGCTCAGGGCGTACAGCCCGAGCGAGCTGGTGCTGATCGGCGACAGCCCGAGCGGCCGCGAGCTCGGCACCGCCTGGGGCGCCACCCAGTGCGTCAGCAACGCCGAGGCGGTCGAGCCCGGCTGGACCTGTGACGCCGACGTGGTGATCGAGGCGGGCAGCCGGCAGACGTCGGCCAAGGCCGCCCTGAACGCCGCCCGCCGGGGCGCGACCGTCGTCCTGGAAGGGATTCCGGGTGGTCCGGCCGACGGCGACCTGACCGACATCGTGCTCAAACACCTGCGGGTGCAGGGCGTCTTCGGTGCCTCCGCGTCAGCGTGGGGGCACGTGGTCGGGATGTTCAACGCCGGGTTGCTCGACCTGCGTCCGCTGATCAGCCACCGGTACGCAGTGGCCGACGTGGGCTCGGCGCTGTCGACCCTGCGGGAGCGCCCCGCCGACCTGCGCAAGGTGCTGTTGCGGCCCTGA
- a CDS encoding alpha-N-arabinofuranosidase, with translation MKKASLTLDPAFRIGAVDPRVRGSFVEHLGRCVYGGIYEPDHPGADEDGFRTDVLDLTRELGVTTVRYPGGNFVSGYQWEDAIGPRAERPRRLDLAWKTLETNEVGVDEFAAWCRKAGVEPMMAVNLGTRGVQEAAALVEYCNHPAGTYWSDLRVKYGAKDPHDIKIWCLGNEMDGPWQIAHKTARDYGILANQTAKAMRLVDPGLELVACGSSSRRMPTFGSWEAEVLEHTYDVVDYVSLHSYYRPNNGDFASFLASGVDMDAMIESVIATCDYVKAKTRSKKSINLSYDEWNVWYHVPGDEREWVTGPALFEDQYSLADAVVVGSLLNSLLRRADRVTMACFAQLVNVIAPMTTVPGGPAYRQSTFHPMRLAFQYGTGSTLRVEPTGPLVDTPDFGPVAQLDCTATLDEENGAAAVFAVNRSLTEPLLVEVDVRALRGARAVEHVALSGEDRDAANTAEQPDRVAPKVQDAPVVEDGTLRFELAPMSYNVVRLATAR, from the coding sequence GTGAAGAAGGCCAGCCTCACTCTTGACCCCGCGTTCCGGATCGGAGCCGTCGACCCACGTGTGCGTGGCTCGTTCGTCGAGCATCTGGGCCGATGCGTCTACGGCGGCATCTACGAGCCGGACCACCCCGGCGCCGACGAGGACGGTTTCCGCACCGACGTGCTCGACCTGACCCGCGAGCTCGGTGTCACCACCGTCCGCTACCCCGGCGGCAACTTCGTCTCCGGCTACCAGTGGGAGGACGCCATCGGCCCGCGCGCCGAGCGCCCGCGCCGGCTGGACCTGGCCTGGAAGACGCTGGAGACCAACGAGGTCGGCGTCGACGAGTTCGCCGCCTGGTGCCGCAAGGCCGGCGTCGAGCCGATGATGGCGGTCAACCTCGGCACGCGCGGGGTGCAGGAGGCGGCGGCGCTGGTGGAGTACTGCAACCACCCCGCCGGCACCTACTGGTCGGACCTGCGGGTGAAGTACGGCGCGAAGGACCCGCACGACATCAAGATCTGGTGCCTCGGCAACGAGATGGACGGCCCGTGGCAGATCGCCCACAAGACCGCCCGCGACTACGGCATCCTCGCCAACCAGACCGCGAAGGCGATGCGGCTGGTCGACCCCGGCCTCGAGCTCGTCGCCTGCGGCAGTTCCAGCCGCAGGATGCCGACCTTCGGCTCGTGGGAGGCCGAGGTCCTCGAGCACACCTACGACGTCGTGGACTACGTGTCGCTGCACTCCTACTACCGTCCGAACAACGGTGACTTCGCCAGCTTCCTGGCCTCCGGCGTCGACATGGACGCGATGATCGAGTCGGTGATCGCCACGTGTGACTACGTGAAGGCGAAGACCCGCAGCAAGAAGTCGATCAACCTCTCCTACGACGAGTGGAACGTGTGGTACCACGTGCCCGGCGACGAGCGGGAGTGGGTGACCGGCCCGGCGCTGTTCGAGGACCAGTACTCCCTGGCCGACGCGGTCGTGGTGGGCTCGCTGCTCAACAGCCTGCTGCGGCGTGCGGACCGGGTGACAATGGCCTGTTTCGCCCAGCTGGTCAACGTGATCGCGCCGATGACGACGGTGCCGGGCGGCCCGGCGTACCGCCAGTCGACGTTCCACCCGATGCGGCTCGCCTTCCAGTACGGCACCGGATCGACGCTGCGGGTGGAGCCGACCGGACCCTTGGTGGACACACCGGACTTCGGCCCGGTGGCCCAGCTGGACTGCACCGCCACCCTGGACGAGGAGAACGGCGCCGCCGCGGTGTTCGCCGTCAACCGGTCCCTGACGGAGCCGTTGCTGGTCGAGGTCGACGTCCGCGCACTCAGGGGCGCTCGTGCCGTCGAGCACGTGGCCCTGTCCGGTGAGGACCGGGACGCGGCCAACACCGCCGAGCAGCCCGACCGGGTCGCGCCGAAGGTCCAGGACGCCCCGGTGGTCGAGGACGGGACGCTGCGCTTCGAGCTGGCGCCGATGTCGTACAACGTCGTCCGCCTGGCAACCGCGCGTTGA
- a CDS encoding extracellular solute-binding protein, with protein MAPLPSRRDVLRATGLLAAAGAVGGSLSGCAEQLQSGFTGTAPSADVLTYWNLLGGGDGVRMQEMEDVYRKQRPDVDLRAVTLTWGNPYYTKLSLATLGAQPPDVAISHLTRVPTLVAAGLLQPFEPEDIARHGMSKDKFVQRAIDRATIDGKIYAIPLDTHPFVMFYNTKVCEKAGLLADDGSLKPIDSEDALVEAMHKAKEVTKGWGGALASVADVATPWRFFFSVYGQLGGKLLMGTSPDEILEPDKAIRAAKLMRRLTVEEKVMPTDIDYGGAVALFANGRSGFFFQGEWEVSTFKDAKMAFSMTKFPNLMGGKYAVQADSHTFVLPGQEPYERRRLDLVLDFIRSMLDQSITWAEGGHVPTWLPVQDSAKYRKIKPQSNYASAAESAVYDPAAWYSGSGSNFEMVAGSALGGVLSGRTQPEAAIHQIQVGISKMARTPAPV; from the coding sequence ATGGCGCCACTACCGAGCCGACGGGACGTCCTGCGAGCCACCGGCCTGCTGGCCGCGGCGGGCGCCGTGGGCGGCAGCCTGTCCGGCTGCGCCGAGCAACTGCAGTCAGGCTTCACCGGGACGGCGCCGAGCGCCGACGTACTGACGTACTGGAACCTCCTCGGCGGCGGCGACGGCGTCCGCATGCAGGAGATGGAAGACGTTTACCGCAAGCAGCGGCCCGACGTCGACCTGCGCGCGGTGACGCTCACCTGGGGCAACCCGTACTACACGAAGCTCTCCCTGGCCACCCTCGGCGCCCAGCCGCCGGATGTGGCCATCTCGCACCTGACCCGGGTGCCGACCCTGGTCGCCGCGGGGCTGCTCCAGCCGTTCGAGCCCGAGGACATCGCCCGGCACGGCATGTCGAAGGACAAGTTCGTCCAGCGGGCCATCGACCGGGCCACCATCGACGGCAAGATCTACGCCATCCCGCTCGACACCCACCCGTTCGTGATGTTCTACAACACCAAGGTCTGCGAGAAGGCGGGCCTGCTCGCAGACGACGGGTCGCTGAAGCCGATCGACAGCGAGGACGCGCTGGTCGAGGCGATGCACAAGGCGAAGGAAGTCACCAAGGGCTGGGGCGGCGCGCTGGCGTCGGTGGCCGACGTGGCCACCCCGTGGCGGTTCTTCTTCAGCGTGTACGGACAGCTCGGCGGCAAACTGCTGATGGGCACCTCGCCGGACGAGATTCTCGAACCCGACAAGGCGATTCGCGCCGCCAAGCTGATGCGCCGGCTCACCGTCGAGGAGAAGGTGATGCCCACCGACATCGACTACGGCGGCGCGGTGGCGCTGTTCGCCAACGGCCGGTCGGGGTTCTTCTTCCAGGGCGAGTGGGAGGTCTCCACCTTCAAGGACGCGAAGATGGCCTTCAGCATGACGAAGTTCCCCAACCTGATGGGCGGGAAGTACGCCGTGCAGGCCGACTCGCACACGTTCGTCCTGCCGGGGCAGGAGCCGTACGAGCGACGACGGCTGGACCTCGTGCTCGACTTCATCCGGTCGATGCTGGACCAGAGCATCACCTGGGCCGAGGGTGGGCACGTTCCCACCTGGCTTCCGGTTCAGGACAGTGCGAAGTACCGCAAGATCAAGCCGCAGTCGAACTACGCGTCGGCGGCCGAGAGCGCGGTCTACGACCCCGCGGCGTGGTATTCCGGCTCCGGCTCGAACTTCGAGATGGTCGCCGGCTCCGCGCTCGGCGGGGTGCTGAGCGGCCGCACCCAACCAGAGGCCGCGATCCACCAGATCCAGGTGGGCATCTCCAAGATGGCCCGCACGCCGGCCCCCGTGTAG
- a CDS encoding carbohydrate ABC transporter permease, which produces MGTSTVAPETRAANSGAGQRRRGRPVLAGLAFLAPFLVVYALFLVGPSAYGLVMSFFNTSLVKGGLGSFAGLSNYSAAFGDPQFWSSLWHTVWFTILTTPPLVALALVFALLADRAAKGRWFFRLAFFAPYVLPSAVVALIWNWVYTPDLGLLADLVTRLGFKSPVWLGDPNWAMLSVAITTVWWTLGFNFVLYLAGLQDIPRDLYEAASIDGATPWQQITRITVPLLGRTTTLVAVLQVIASLKIFDQIYLMTSGGPDFATRPTIQYIYDVGFTDYRVGYGSAVSMLLFALILVVSLVWFALVRRQERDA; this is translated from the coding sequence GTGGGCACCTCGACAGTCGCGCCCGAGACCAGAGCGGCAAACTCCGGTGCCGGCCAACGGCGCCGGGGGCGCCCGGTCCTTGCCGGGCTGGCGTTCCTCGCGCCGTTCCTCGTCGTCTACGCACTCTTCCTGGTCGGGCCGAGCGCCTACGGCCTGGTGATGAGCTTCTTCAACACCAGCCTGGTGAAGGGAGGGCTGGGCAGCTTCGCCGGGCTGTCCAACTACTCCGCGGCCTTCGGCGACCCGCAGTTCTGGTCGTCGCTGTGGCACACGGTGTGGTTCACCATCCTCACCACACCGCCGCTGGTGGCCCTGGCCCTGGTGTTCGCGTTGCTGGCCGACCGGGCAGCGAAGGGTCGCTGGTTCTTCCGGCTGGCGTTCTTCGCGCCGTACGTCCTGCCGTCGGCGGTCGTGGCGCTGATCTGGAACTGGGTCTACACCCCTGACCTCGGCCTGCTCGCCGACCTGGTGACGCGGTTGGGCTTCAAGTCCCCCGTCTGGCTGGGCGATCCGAACTGGGCGATGCTCTCGGTGGCCATCACCACGGTGTGGTGGACGCTCGGCTTCAACTTCGTTCTCTACCTCGCCGGGCTGCAGGACATCCCGCGGGACCTGTACGAAGCGGCCTCCATCGACGGCGCGACGCCGTGGCAGCAGATCACCCGGATCACCGTTCCGCTGCTCGGCCGCACCACCACGCTGGTCGCGGTGCTGCAGGTGATCGCCTCGCTGAAGATCTTCGACCAGATCTATCTGATGACCAGCGGTGGACCGGACTTCGCGACCCGGCCCACCATCCAGTACATCTACGACGTCGGCTTCACCGACTACCGGGTGGGCTACGGATCGGCGGTCTCCATGCTGCTGTTCGCGTTGATCCTGGTGGTTTCGCTGGTGTGGTTCGCGCTCGTACGCCGGCAGGAGAGGGACGCCTGA